A window from bacterium encodes these proteins:
- a CDS encoding cobalamin-binding protein, translated as MRIISLIASATEIVVALGLGDQLVGRSHECDYPPEVTRLPACTAPAFDVSGTSGEIDAQVKALYAAAAADPSQALSIYRVFGDVLQRLAPDVILTQSQCDVCAVSLVDVERSLEGWIGTRPKLVSLSPASLADVWEDVQRVADALGVPERGVALARELKGRVEAIDERARSLAERPRVACLEWFEPLMAGGNWVPELVTLAGGDNLFGEAGKHSPWMTWEALAAADPEVIVLLPCGFDLSRTRAEAAHLASHPAWTSLKAVRSGEVFLTDGNAFFNRPGPRLVESLEILAEIFHPAAFDFEHRGRAWERL; from the coding sequence ATGCGAATCATCTCCTTGATTGCCAGCGCCACCGAAATCGTCGTGGCCCTGGGGCTGGGTGACCAGCTGGTTGGGCGATCGCACGAGTGCGACTATCCACCCGAAGTGACACGCTTGCCTGCGTGCACCGCTCCGGCCTTCGACGTCTCGGGCACGAGCGGCGAGATCGACGCGCAGGTCAAGGCCTTGTACGCCGCTGCGGCTGCCGACCCTTCGCAGGCGCTCTCCATCTACCGCGTCTTCGGCGACGTCTTGCAGCGCCTTGCGCCCGACGTGATCCTCACCCAGAGCCAGTGCGACGTCTGCGCCGTGAGCTTGGTGGATGTGGAGCGATCGCTCGAAGGCTGGATCGGGACACGCCCGAAGCTAGTCTCGCTCTCCCCCGCCTCCCTTGCCGACGTTTGGGAAGACGTGCAACGGGTGGCGGATGCGCTTGGCGTTCCCGAGCGAGGCGTGGCGCTTGCGCGCGAGCTGAAGGGGAGAGTGGAGGCGATTGACGAGCGCGCGCGATCGCTTGCTGAGCGTCCTCGCGTCGCGTGCCTGGAGTGGTTCGAGCCGCTCATGGCAGGGGGCAACTGGGTGCCCGAGCTGGTCACGCTTGCTGGAGGGGACAACCTCTTCGGAGAGGCCGGAAAGCATTCGCCCTGGATGACGTGGGAGGCTCTCGCAGCTGCCGATCCGGAGGTGATCGTCTTGCTGCCGTGCGGCTTCGACCTCTCGCGCACCCGGGCAGAAGCGGCGCATCTCGCCTCTCACCCGGCTTGGACAAGCCTCAAAGCGGTTCGTTCGGGAGAAGTTTTTCTGACGGACGGCAATGCCTTCTTCAATCGGCCTGGGCCGCGTCTGGTGGAGTCGTTGGAGATCCTGGCCGAGATCTTCCATCCCGCGGCTTTCGATTTCGAGCACCGGGGACGTGCCTGGGAGCGTTTGTAG
- the metG gene encoding methionine--tRNA ligase has translation MTSKKYYITTAIDYGNAPPHIGHAYEKIAADALARYHRLRGEEVFFLTGLDEHGNKIEKAADAAGVTPQAFVDDIAEKAKEVWEALNIRYDGFIRTSDPTHREAVQRIFQRLMDKGDIFKAKYEGWYCKGCEEFKNERDLPEDKICPQHQQPVEWSSEENYVFKLSNYRDRLRAHIEQNVEFLQPEARRKELLNLLETFPDISVSRQNVRWGIPVPGDESQVIYVWIDALSNYLTGIGYDTDMERFNHWWPAELHLVGKDITKFHAIIWPALLMALDLPLPRQIFGHGWVNVAGLKMSKTIGNVIEPKALAAEYGADAIRYYLLREVSFGRDGDFTYEAFEARVNADLANNLGNALNRTLTILEKNFEGKVSPRFPEIEGDLPRIAEETLAAVIARMDEMAIEEAIAAVWALLDAVNKYIDSTAPWALAKNGETEKLGGVLYAVLEALRIAATLASPFIPTLAGKIWEQLGIEAPLSAQRWSDLVWGGLAEGTATQKLGPIYPRIGAELAGAKKKA, from the coding sequence ATGACCTCGAAGAAGTACTACATCACCACGGCGATCGACTACGGCAACGCGCCCCCCCACATCGGGCATGCCTACGAGAAGATCGCCGCCGATGCCCTCGCGCGGTACCATCGCCTGCGCGGCGAGGAGGTCTTCTTCCTGACCGGCCTCGACGAGCACGGCAACAAGATCGAGAAGGCCGCCGACGCCGCGGGCGTCACTCCCCAGGCCTTCGTGGACGACATCGCCGAGAAGGCCAAGGAGGTCTGGGAAGCCCTCAACATTCGCTACGACGGCTTCATCCGCACCAGCGATCCTACCCACCGCGAAGCGGTCCAGCGGATCTTCCAGCGCCTGATGGACAAGGGCGATATCTTCAAGGCCAAGTACGAGGGTTGGTACTGCAAGGGCTGTGAGGAGTTCAAGAACGAGCGCGACCTCCCCGAGGACAAGATCTGCCCGCAGCACCAGCAGCCCGTCGAGTGGTCCAGCGAAGAGAACTATGTCTTCAAGCTTTCCAATTACCGCGATCGCCTCCGCGCCCACATCGAGCAGAACGTCGAGTTCCTGCAGCCCGAGGCGCGCCGCAAAGAGCTGCTGAACCTGCTCGAGACCTTCCCCGACATCTCGGTCTCGCGCCAGAACGTGCGCTGGGGCATCCCGGTGCCCGGCGACGAGTCGCAGGTCATCTACGTCTGGATCGACGCCCTCTCCAACTACCTGACGGGCATCGGCTACGACACCGACATGGAGCGCTTCAACCACTGGTGGCCCGCCGAACTGCACCTGGTCGGCAAGGACATCACCAAGTTCCACGCCATCATCTGGCCCGCGCTGCTCATGGCCCTCGACCTGCCCCTGCCCCGCCAGATCTTCGGCCATGGCTGGGTCAACGTGGCCGGCCTCAAGATGTCCAAGACCATCGGCAACGTCATCGAGCCCAAGGCCCTGGCCGCGGAGTACGGCGCCGACGCCATCCGCTACTATCTGCTGCGCGAGGTCTCCTTCGGTCGCGACGGCGACTTCACCTACGAGGCCTTCGAGGCCCGCGTCAACGCGGACCTCGCCAATAACCTGGGCAACGCCCTCAACCGCACGCTGACCATCCTCGAGAAGAACTTCGAGGGCAAGGTCAGCCCCCGCTTCCCCGAGATCGAGGGCGACCTGCCCCGCATCGCCGAAGAGACGCTCGCGGCCGTCATCGCCCGGATGGACGAGATGGCCATCGAGGAGGCGATCGCTGCTGTCTGGGCTCTCTTGGATGCGGTGAACAAGTACATCGACTCGACCGCGCCCTGGGCGCTGGCCAAGAACGGCGAGACCGAGAAGCTCGGGGGCGTCCTGTACGCGGTCCTCGAAGCGCTGCGCATCGCCGCCACCCTCGCTTCGCCCTTCATCCCCACGCTCGCCGGCAAGATCTGGGAGCAGCTTGGCATCGAGGCGCCCCTTTCAGCCCAGCGCTGGTCGGACCTCGTCTGGGGCGGGCTCGCCGAAGGGACCGCAACCCAGAAGCTCGGCCCCATCTATCCCCGCATCGGCGCTGAGCTCGCCGGCGCGAAGAAGAAGGCCTAG
- a CDS encoding trimeric intracellular cation channel family protein, whose translation MMVELNATSGVIHTIIPILDLCGTFAFALSGAMAGIRRKLDIFGVLVLSFAASSFGGITRDLLIGAVPPAALQDWRYLTVSLLAGLIAFFFSSLIEKLRNPVRMMDAVGLAFFAVSGTEKALAFGLSPVMAALLGMLTGIGGGVVRDVLLAEIPVVLRSDLYAVAALAGAAAVVGGSLLHLPVVISTLGGGLICFGLRVMAIRRGWHLPVAHDSDPTASSDGQ comes from the coding sequence ATGATGGTTGAGCTGAACGCCACGAGCGGAGTGATCCATACGATCATCCCCATTCTCGACCTTTGCGGGACGTTTGCCTTCGCGCTCAGCGGGGCGATGGCGGGGATCAGGCGGAAGCTGGATATATTCGGCGTCCTGGTTCTGTCATTCGCGGCCTCCAGCTTCGGTGGGATCACCCGCGACCTGCTGATTGGCGCGGTGCCACCCGCCGCCCTACAGGATTGGCGCTATCTGACCGTATCGCTCCTGGCGGGTCTGATCGCCTTTTTCTTCTCCTCCTTGATCGAGAAGCTGCGCAATCCGGTGCGCATGATGGACGCGGTGGGCCTCGCCTTCTTTGCGGTCTCGGGCACCGAGAAGGCGCTGGCCTTTGGCTTGAGCCCGGTCATGGCAGCCCTGCTGGGAATGTTGACCGGCATCGGCGGGGGCGTCGTCCGCGATGTGCTGCTCGCCGAGATACCGGTGGTTCTTCGGTCCGACCTCTATGCGGTGGCAGCTTTGGCTGGCGCGGCGGCCGTGGTGGGCGGCAGCTTGTTGCATCTTCCGGTCGTCATCTCCACGCTTGGCGGGGGGCTGATCTGTTTCGGCCTACGGGTGATGGCGATCCGCCGAGGATGGCACCTGCCGGTCGCGCACGATAGCGATCCGACGGCATCTTCAGACGGGCAATAA
- the polX gene encoding DNA polymerase/3'-5' exonuclease PolX — protein MRNAEVATLLFRIASLLELQGGDRFRVGAYQTAARTIGAMGEDIADIWKEGRLQEIHGVGESIAAKISDFLEHGKSKYLSELEHEVPVGAVALSRVPGLGPKRAKLIAESLKIKSVTELIQEAEAHHLRDLPGMGARSEEQVLKEARRVTQRTLRLPLFVAWPLADALADLLREHPAVKEVEPAGSIRRRKETIGDIDLLVASHDPDAVFDHLATLPLVQEVLLRGPTKSTILTHTQLQVDVRVVPPETWGAALQYFTGSKQHNIHLRTLAIAKGYKVSEYGIFRVDTGARVGGATEAEIYETLGLEWMPPEIREDTGEIEAAALGRLPDLIALEDVRGDCHTHTRYSDGRDSLETMARAAMALGYGWIVITDHSYGLPVTTGLTEEKALKQRAEIARLNRELAPFRILQGVEVEIRSDGTLDFDDAFLAGFDWVGASLHVGTRGKGEGRNTARLVSALRDEEVNGLNHPTGRIVRMREPYVADFHSVIQTAARCGKTLEINGSERLDLPSDLGRAARDAGLDFTLSTDAHSFEQLRLMRYAVAIARRAWVEKQRVLNALEADALCRRLHCRLRGGNG, from the coding sequence ATGCGCAACGCCGAAGTGGCTACCCTGCTGTTCAGGATTGCAAGCTTGCTGGAATTGCAGGGCGGCGATCGCTTCAGGGTCGGTGCCTACCAGACGGCTGCTCGCACCATCGGGGCCATGGGCGAGGATATTGCGGATATCTGGAAAGAGGGGCGCCTCCAGGAGATCCATGGGGTTGGGGAGTCCATCGCCGCCAAGATCTCGGACTTCCTCGAACACGGCAAGAGCAAGTATCTGAGCGAGCTCGAACATGAAGTGCCCGTCGGGGCGGTCGCCCTCAGTCGAGTGCCCGGCCTCGGTCCCAAGCGCGCCAAGCTCATCGCGGAAAGCCTCAAGATCAAGAGCGTCACCGAACTCATCCAGGAGGCGGAGGCCCACCACCTGCGCGATCTGCCCGGCATGGGCGCTCGCTCCGAGGAGCAGGTGCTCAAGGAGGCCCGCCGCGTCACCCAGCGCACCTTGCGCCTTCCGCTCTTCGTCGCCTGGCCTCTGGCGGACGCCCTTGCCGACCTGCTGCGCGAGCATCCCGCCGTCAAGGAGGTGGAGCCTGCGGGCAGCATCCGCCGCCGCAAGGAGACCATCGGGGACATCGACTTGCTGGTCGCCTCTCACGACCCCGACGCCGTCTTCGACCACCTGGCGACATTGCCTCTGGTCCAGGAGGTGTTGCTCAGAGGGCCGACCAAGTCCACCATCCTGACCCACACACAGCTCCAGGTGGATGTCCGGGTGGTGCCGCCCGAGACGTGGGGGGCGGCCCTTCAGTACTTCACCGGCTCCAAGCAGCACAACATCCATTTGAGGACGCTTGCGATCGCCAAGGGCTACAAGGTCAGCGAGTACGGCATCTTCCGCGTCGACACAGGCGCGCGTGTCGGCGGCGCGACCGAGGCCGAAATTTACGAGACCCTTGGCCTCGAATGGATGCCACCCGAGATCCGCGAGGACACGGGTGAGATCGAGGCGGCGGCCCTGGGGCGCTTGCCGGATCTGATCGCCTTGGAGGACGTGCGGGGCGACTGCCACACCCATACGCGCTACTCGGACGGGCGCGACAGCCTCGAAACCATGGCCCGCGCGGCCATGGCCCTCGGGTACGGCTGGATCGTCATCACCGACCACTCTTACGGCTTGCCCGTCACCACCGGCCTGACGGAAGAGAAGGCCCTGAAGCAGCGCGCCGAAATCGCGCGACTGAACCGTGAGCTTGCGCCCTTCCGCATCCTGCAAGGAGTGGAGGTCGAGATCCGCTCGGACGGGACCCTCGACTTCGATGACGCCTTCCTGGCGGGCTTCGACTGGGTGGGGGCCTCGCTGCACGTGGGCACCCGGGGAAAGGGCGAAGGGCGGAACACCGCGCGGCTCGTGAGCGCCTTGAGGGACGAAGAGGTGAACGGGCTCAATCACCCCACGGGGCGTATCGTGAGGATGCGCGAACCCTACGTGGCGGATTTTCATTCCGTCATCCAGACGGCTGCGCGGTGCGGCAAGACCCTTGAGATCAACGGGTCCGAGCGCCTGGACTTGCCCTCGGATCTTGGGCGGGCGGCGCGGGATGCGGGCCTCGACTTCACCCTCTCGACCGACGCGCACTCCTTCGAGCAACTGCGCTTGATGCGCTACGCGGTGGCGATCGCCCGTCGCGCTTGGGTCGAGAAGCAGCGGGTCCTCAACGCCCTGGAGGCCGACGCCCTGTGTCGGCGCCTTCATTGCAGGCTGCGAGGCGGCAATGGCTGA
- a CDS encoding cation transporter, translating into MNLEISTQAQHRKNLALGMGLVFITMAYNAVEMFLALWAGFQDRSISLEAFGLDSIIELALGAVLLWRLLVEARGADEARIEQVERRANWWAGVVFYALAAVIAVGSLVTLWTRTESEPGPLGIGLAIASVIIMPIIATAKKRIGTAIGSQALKAEANCTWVCAYMSATLLIGLLATKYLGWWWADPLAALGILYWIVGEGRESFERAAGRETCCSCSHD; encoded by the coding sequence ATGAATCTCGAGATCAGCACTCAGGCACAGCACCGAAAGAACCTCGCCCTCGGCATGGGACTCGTCTTCATCACGATGGCCTACAACGCAGTCGAGATGTTCCTCGCCCTATGGGCAGGCTTCCAGGACCGCAGCATCTCGCTTGAAGCCTTCGGCCTGGATAGCATCATCGAATTGGCGCTTGGCGCGGTCCTACTCTGGCGCCTCTTGGTCGAGGCGCGTGGGGCCGATGAAGCACGCATCGAGCAAGTAGAGCGCCGCGCCAACTGGTGGGCAGGCGTCGTCTTCTATGCCCTGGCCGCCGTCATTGCCGTCGGCTCGCTCGTGACGCTCTGGACGCGCACTGAATCCGAGCCAGGGCCGCTTGGCATCGGCCTGGCCATCGCATCGGTGATCATCATGCCCATCATCGCGACCGCCAAGAAGCGCATCGGGACGGCCATCGGCAGCCAGGCCCTCAAGGCCGAAGCAAACTGCACCTGGGTCTGCGCCTATATGTCCGCCACCCTCCTGATCGGGCTACTGGCCACCAAGTACCTGGGATGGTGGTGGGCCGATCCGCTTGCCGCGCTCGGGATCCTCTACTGGATCGTCGGTGAGGGGCGCGAGAGCTTCGAACGCGCTGCCGGTCGGGAAACCTGCTGCAGTTGCTCGCACGACTGA
- the nth gene encoding endonuclease III: MKRLSAKEKARIERVLAILKATYPQAVTELHYSNDFELLVAVMLSAQTTDKRVNMVTPGLFERYPTPEAMAAASSEDVFPLISSVNFAPTKALNVVATARLLVEQHGGKVPGTMEELVALPGVGRKTANVVLSTAFDVPAIAVDTHVFRVSHRLGFSKGLTPEAVEADLMRIIPREDWAKAHHWLILHGRYTCVARSPKCEICPLTADCPAFQTGKFDTPSAAGKPSRPRPRRAPAAPKA, from the coding sequence ATGAAACGCCTCAGCGCCAAGGAAAAAGCCCGGATCGAACGGGTCCTCGCCATCCTCAAAGCCACCTACCCGCAGGCCGTCACCGAACTGCACTATTCGAACGACTTCGAGCTGCTCGTGGCGGTCATGCTCTCGGCTCAGACCACCGACAAGCGGGTCAACATGGTCACCCCGGGCCTCTTCGAGCGCTATCCGACCCCCGAGGCGATGGCAGCGGCAAGCAGCGAGGATGTCTTCCCCCTCATCTCGAGCGTGAACTTCGCGCCGACCAAGGCCCTGAACGTGGTGGCCACCGCGCGCCTCCTGGTCGAGCAGCACGGCGGCAAGGTGCCCGGCACCATGGAAGAGCTGGTGGCCCTGCCCGGGGTCGGTCGCAAGACGGCGAACGTGGTGCTGAGCACCGCCTTCGACGTGCCGGCCATCGCGGTCGATACCCACGTCTTTCGTGTCTCGCATCGCCTGGGCTTCTCGAAGGGGTTGACCCCGGAGGCCGTCGAGGCCGACCTGATGCGGATCATCCCGCGTGAGGACTGGGCCAAGGCCCACCACTGGCTCATCCTGCACGGGCGCTATACTTGCGTGGCGCGATCGCCCAAGTGCGAGATTTGCCCCCTCACGGCGGATTGCCCCGCTTTTCAGACGGGCAAGTTCGATACCCCGAGTGCTGCGGGCAAGCCCTCTCGTCCTCGCCCGAGACGCGCACCCGCTGCCCCCAAGGCTTGA
- a CDS encoding amidohydrolase, producing the protein MSDPQSEPLRRLLADLPDLLPTLEGTYKDVHAHPELSMHESRTAGIAAKYLADNGYEVTPGVGKTGVVGLLCNGDGPTVMLRADMDALPIREDTGLEYASTTTAVDSAGKVVSVAHACGHDMHVVWLMGASALFARHRDVWRGTLIAVFQPGEETAQGARAMIDDGLFKRFPRPEVVLGQHVMVGPAGTVAGSAGPITSAADSLQIRLFGRGAHGSMPQASIDPVVMAAATVLRLQTIVSREVAANDAAVLTVGVLHAGTKENVIPDEALIKLNVRTFDESVRKRVLAAIERIVNAEAEASGAPRPPEIMTLDRYPLNVNDKEASERVAAAFRGHFSTERVRHTGPAPASEDFGCFGAEWGIPSVFWFVGGTDPAVYAKAKAEGQLNELPVNHSPHFAPVLHPTLETGVEALAAAAMAWNAAR; encoded by the coding sequence ATGAGCGATCCTCAAAGCGAACCCTTGAGGCGGCTTCTGGCCGATCTTCCTGATCTCCTTCCGACGCTGGAGGGGACCTACAAGGACGTCCACGCCCACCCCGAGCTGTCCATGCACGAAAGCCGCACAGCCGGGATCGCCGCAAAGTATCTAGCCGACAATGGTTATGAGGTGACGCCGGGCGTCGGGAAAACAGGCGTCGTAGGCCTGCTGTGCAATGGCGACGGACCGACCGTCATGCTGCGTGCCGATATGGATGCGCTGCCCATCCGGGAGGACACGGGGCTCGAATATGCCAGCACGACGACTGCGGTCGACTCTGCTGGCAAGGTGGTGTCAGTGGCCCATGCCTGCGGCCACGACATGCACGTTGTCTGGCTGATGGGAGCCAGCGCGCTATTTGCCAGACATCGCGATGTCTGGCGCGGCACGTTGATTGCGGTCTTCCAGCCGGGCGAGGAGACGGCACAGGGTGCGCGTGCGATGATCGATGACGGCCTGTTCAAGCGTTTTCCCAGACCGGAGGTGGTGCTGGGCCAGCATGTCATGGTCGGTCCGGCGGGAACGGTCGCCGGAAGCGCTGGGCCGATCACTTCAGCGGCGGATAGCTTGCAGATCCGGCTGTTCGGGCGCGGCGCCCATGGTTCGATGCCGCAGGCAAGCATCGATCCGGTCGTCATGGCCGCCGCGACGGTCCTCAGGTTGCAGACCATCGTCTCGCGTGAAGTGGCCGCGAACGATGCGGCCGTGCTCACGGTCGGCGTCCTGCATGCCGGAACCAAGGAAAATGTCATTCCAGATGAAGCGCTCATCAAGCTCAACGTCCGGACGTTCGACGAGAGCGTGCGCAAGCGTGTGCTCGCCGCGATCGAGCGGATCGTGAACGCTGAGGCCGAAGCGTCCGGCGCACCACGACCGCCCGAGATCATGACGCTCGACCGCTATCCGCTCAACGTCAATGACAAGGAAGCGAGCGAACGCGTCGCCGCCGCATTCCGTGGGCATTTCTCGACCGAGCGCGTTCGTCATACGGGGCCGGCGCCGGCGAGCGAGGATTTCGGCTGCTTCGGAGCCGAATGGGGCATTCCTTCCGTTTTCTGGTTCGTCGGCGGCACCGACCCCGCGGTCTATGCCAAGGCCAAAGCGGAAGGACAGCTCAACGAATTGCCGGTCAACCACAGCCCGCATTTTGCACCTGTCCTGCACCCGACGCTGGAAACCGGGGTGGAAGCGCTGGCCGCAGCGGCGATGGCATGGAATGCGGCTCGATGA
- a CDS encoding class I SAM-dependent methyltransferase → MSFKDHFSGHAAVYAAYRPHYPDELFAWLAEKAPGHELVWDCATGNGQAAVGLASYFERVHATDASADQIAHAERLPNISYACEPAEASSLLDASVDLLTVAQALHWFDVERFFREAQRVLKPEGIIAAWCYEQFEMAPELNEILDHFYHQAVGPYWPPERQILEAGYRTLPWPFEELEPPTLSLEVEWPLAGLLGYLRSWSATRRFQVAQGFDPVSLIESELAARWGDPEELRQVKWPLSMRVGRQPAFSPR, encoded by the coding sequence ATGAGCTTCAAGGACCATTTCTCTGGGCACGCGGCCGTCTATGCGGCGTACCGCCCGCATTATCCCGATGAGCTGTTTGCCTGGTTGGCGGAAAAGGCGCCGGGCCATGAATTGGTATGGGATTGTGCCACGGGCAACGGGCAGGCTGCCGTGGGGCTGGCATCGTATTTCGAGCGGGTCCACGCCACAGATGCCAGCGCGGATCAGATCGCGCACGCCGAGCGGCTTCCCAATATCTCGTACGCCTGCGAACCGGCTGAGGCGAGCAGCTTGCTCGATGCCAGCGTAGACCTCCTGACAGTGGCACAGGCCTTGCATTGGTTCGACGTTGAGCGCTTCTTCCGCGAAGCACAGCGCGTACTCAAGCCTGAGGGTATCATCGCGGCTTGGTGCTACGAGCAGTTCGAGATGGCCCCTGAGCTCAACGAGATCCTCGACCATTTCTATCATCAGGCAGTCGGCCCTTACTGGCCGCCCGAGCGACAAATACTGGAAGCCGGTTACCGCACCCTGCCCTGGCCTTTCGAGGAGCTGGAGCCACCGACCCTTAGCCTGGAAGTCGAATGGCCACTGGCAGGCTTGCTGGGCTATTTGCGCAGCTGGTCTGCGACGCGTCGCTTCCAGGTGGCGCAGGGCTTCGACCCGGTCAGCCTGATCGAGTCCGAGCTGGCAGCACGCTGGGGGGATCCGGAGGAATTGAGGCAGGTCAAATGGCCGCTCTCGATGCGCGTTGGACGTCAGCCTGCGTTCTCGCCCCGATAA
- a CDS encoding tetratricopeptide repeat protein, whose translation MKCDRKLFVFLVFAATLSAAAGPAVAGEIEQAQDYFRHGLNDKAKATLIETIHGKAAPAIVAEAYRLLGEIAYSEGRYSTALADWRKLATAYPNTKAAKEVKDKIKKLAEIARDLGKDELSNAIAKSYLKNGDFFSESDETVMIDTSWLPSEDLASSWYDRAAKEFPGTDAAELARIKKVKLFVGVINDELKEKRKNIYFYTKSMSDESFTNMTESFEELRKDFPNSSYLQSARYLIAQTYWKNKNWNETREWLNSIIEAGKGDDSFYVQLAKARLNKVEW comes from the coding sequence ATGAAGTGCGATCGGAAATTGTTTGTCTTTCTAGTATTTGCTGCCACTCTTTCTGCCGCTGCTGGTCCTGCTGTTGCCGGTGAAATCGAGCAGGCTCAGGACTACTTCAGGCACGGTCTGAACGATAAGGCCAAGGCCACCTTGATCGAAACGATTCACGGCAAGGCGGCGCCCGCAATCGTTGCCGAAGCTTACCGCCTTCTTGGCGAGATCGCATATTCCGAAGGGCGGTACTCGACGGCTCTGGCTGACTGGCGCAAGCTCGCGACGGCCTATCCAAACACGAAAGCGGCTAAGGAAGTTAAGGATAAAATTAAAAAACTTGCCGAGATTGCTCGCGATCTGGGCAAAGACGAGCTTTCCAACGCGATTGCAAAGTCTTACCTGAAAAACGGTGATTTTTTCTCAGAATCTGATGAAACCGTTATGATCGACACATCTTGGCTTCCTAGCGAAGATCTCGCTTCGTCTTGGTACGATAGAGCTGCAAAAGAGTTCCCAGGAACGGATGCGGCAGAGCTCGCAAGAATTAAAAAAGTTAAGCTATTTGTTGGGGTAATTAATGATGAATTGAAGGAAAAAAGAAAAAATATTTATTTTTATACGAAAAGCATGTCGGATGAAAGTTTTACGAACATGACGGAGAGCTTTGAGGAGCTTCGTAAAGATTTTCCGAATAGTTCGTACCTTCAGTCTGCAAGGTACCTGATCGCTCAGACCTATTGGAAAAACAAAAACTGGAACGAGACAAGGGAGTGGTTAAACTCCATCATTGAGGCGGGCAAGGGTGACGACTCTTTCTACGTTCAACTCGCAAAAGCTCGCCTGAATAAGGTCGAATGGTAA
- a CDS encoding helix-turn-helix transcriptional regulator — protein sequence MNRSANTNAEGICQTLFINTEEVQRVSAQMPAPAATQAMAETFKLLGDPTRLRLVHALSYGELCVCDLASMLGVGQTTISNHLRLLRSMRLVTYRKAGKIAYYSLADDHITRLIAECARHVQEFTPSATPR from the coding sequence ATGAATCGTTCTGCAAATACAAACGCTGAAGGGATCTGCCAAACTCTCTTCATCAATACCGAAGAGGTGCAGAGGGTCTCGGCCCAGATGCCCGCACCAGCCGCGACTCAAGCGATGGCCGAGACCTTCAAGCTGCTCGGAGACCCCACGCGCTTGCGCCTCGTGCACGCGCTTTCATACGGCGAGCTCTGCGTTTGCGATCTAGCGTCGATGCTCGGGGTCGGTCAGACGACCATCTCAAACCACTTGCGACTCTTGAGAAGCATGCGTCTGGTCACTTACCGCAAGGCCGGCAAGATTGCCTATTATTCGCTCGCCGATGACCACATCACCCGCCTCATCGCAGAATGCGCCCGTCACGTCCAGGAATTCACGCCAAGCGCGACGCCACGATAG
- a CDS encoding TatD family hydrolase encodes MLPRWVEGELTPEAAEAEIEQAVQRARDAGVEWILNPGSTWEETPAVMAVAERYPHVFAAVGIHPHEADSWDDTSYERLKALAAHPKVLAIGEIGLDYYYEHGSREAQHRAFREQLRLAKELGLPVIIHTRDAEEDTVAILKEEGATHGVIHCFTGSTELAQATLDLGFSISFSGVVTFKKSEELRATAKVVPLERTLIETDAPYLAPPPHRGKRNEPAFVVKIAETLAEVHGVGLADIAERSTENALRLFKFPTNG; translated from the coding sequence ATGCTGCCCCGGTGGGTCGAGGGCGAACTGACGCCCGAGGCCGCCGAGGCCGAGATCGAACAGGCCGTCCAGCGCGCGCGGGATGCCGGGGTGGAGTGGATCCTGAACCCCGGCTCCACCTGGGAGGAAACCCCCGCTGTGATGGCGGTGGCCGAGCGCTACCCCCACGTGTTCGCCGCGGTGGGCATCCACCCGCACGAGGCGGACAGCTGGGACGATACGTCGTACGAGCGCCTCAAGGCCCTCGCGGCGCATCCCAAGGTGCTCGCCATCGGCGAGATCGGGCTCGATTACTACTACGAGCACGGCAGCCGCGAGGCGCAGCACCGCGCCTTTCGCGAACAGCTTCGCCTCGCCAAGGAGCTGGGGCTCCCGGTCATCATCCACACCCGGGACGCTGAGGAAGACACCGTCGCCATCCTGAAGGAAGAAGGGGCGACGCACGGGGTTATCCACTGCTTCACGGGCTCCACTGAGCTTGCGCAGGCGACGCTCGATTTGGGCTTTTCCATCTCGTTCAGCGGGGTGGTGACGTTCAAGAAGAGCGAGGAGCTGCGCGCGACCGCCAAGGTGGTGCCGCTCGAACGGACCCTCATCGAGACGGATGCGCCCTACCTGGCGCCCCCGCCGCATCGGGGCAAGCGTAACGAGCCGGCCTTCGTCGTGAAAATCGCCGAGACCCTGGCGGAGGTCCACGGGGTGGGCCTCGCGGACATCGCAGAGCGCTCGACCGAAAACGCCCTGAGGCTCTTCAAGTTCCCAACGAACGGCTAA